The Sodalis praecaptivus genome includes a region encoding these proteins:
- a CDS encoding MmgE/PrpD family protein, with amino-acid sequence MTIALQFARNIHQFHQRSLPKEAFERARYAIIDTLGVMLAGSVQPGALKLRAVIEPAAPGQSRVFGTSLRVNALDAALFNGIAAHILDFDDSNSRLHGHTSVAILPALLALGDERQASPAAVVRAYITGFEAASRLGDAVGRYQYTHGWHPTTTLGIFAAVAACAALLELSEHQTAVALSIATALASGIKANFGSETKPLGVGQANRNALLAIKLAQQDFSAGKSAFEHHHGYLSVFNAGAAHFDTSLLVAPWTGEPVLLAPVMGIKQKRFPCCYAILPPLDGILALRHEHRLTPEEIVRVAVGVHPIRFPHINVPAPKDPLAAKFSLHYCTARALEEGRLTLDDFIDETRFNRPETHCLMRQVSLHPYLHDNIGGAEVMIETKDGRRLTTYIDSAQGSSYENPLPPALNRDKFLQCASLALGDSDALAFYQRLNLGELA; translated from the coding sequence ATGACTATCGCTTTGCAATTCGCCCGCAATATTCATCAATTTCATCAAAGAAGTTTACCCAAAGAGGCCTTTGAGCGGGCGCGTTACGCCATTATCGATACCCTTGGCGTTATGCTGGCCGGTAGCGTCCAGCCCGGGGCGCTAAAATTACGCGCGGTGATAGAACCCGCCGCTCCAGGGCAAAGCCGGGTTTTTGGTACGTCGCTACGCGTCAACGCTCTGGACGCCGCGTTGTTCAACGGTATTGCCGCACATATCCTGGATTTTGACGACTCGAACTCTCGTCTGCATGGCCATACCTCGGTCGCCATCCTGCCCGCGTTGTTGGCGTTGGGTGATGAACGCCAGGCGTCGCCGGCCGCCGTGGTGCGGGCCTACATTACCGGTTTCGAGGCCGCATCGCGCCTGGGCGATGCGGTCGGGCGTTACCAATATACCCATGGATGGCACCCGACTACCACCCTCGGCATATTCGCCGCGGTGGCAGCCTGTGCGGCGCTGCTGGAATTGAGCGAACATCAAACGGCCGTCGCACTGTCCATCGCCACGGCGCTGGCGTCAGGCATCAAGGCCAATTTCGGCAGCGAAACCAAACCGTTAGGGGTAGGCCAGGCCAATCGCAACGCCTTACTGGCGATCAAGCTCGCCCAGCAGGATTTCAGCGCGGGGAAATCGGCGTTCGAGCATCATCACGGCTATCTCTCTGTCTTTAACGCCGGAGCAGCACATTTTGATACCTCATTACTGGTGGCGCCCTGGACCGGCGAGCCTGTATTGTTGGCGCCGGTGATGGGTATCAAGCAAAAACGGTTTCCCTGCTGTTACGCCATTTTACCGCCGCTGGACGGCATTCTTGCCCTGCGCCATGAACATCGCCTGACGCCTGAGGAAATTGTGCGCGTGGCGGTCGGGGTGCACCCCATCAGGTTTCCGCATATCAACGTCCCGGCGCCAAAGGATCCCTTGGCCGCCAAATTCAGCCTGCATTACTGCACGGCGCGCGCGCTAGAAGAAGGCCGGTTGACGCTGGATGATTTCATTGATGAGACCCGCTTCAACCGGCCGGAGACGCATTGCCTCATGCGGCAGGTCTCATTGCACCCCTACCTTCACGATAATATCGGCGGCGCGGAGGTGATGATTGAGACCAAAGACGGTCGGCGTTTAACGACCTACATCGACAGTGCCCAGGGTTCCTCATACGAAAATCCGCTGCCGCCCGCGCTGAATAGAGATAAATTCTTACAGTGTGCATCGCTGGCGCTCGGCGACAGCGATGCTTTGGCCTTTTATCAACGGCTGAATCTGGGGGAACTGGCGTGA
- a CDS encoding Rpn family recombination-promoting nuclease/putative transposase, whose translation MSQVICQHDALFKRFLGDITVARDFLAVHLPATICRQCDLRTLAMAPASFVEENLRSQLSDMLYSVKTASGEGYIYCLIEHQSRPEKLMPQRMLRYSLAAMQQHLDQGHEQLPVVVPLLFYHGRTSPYPYTTRWLDCFADPELAESVYMQAFPLVDITAMPDDEILTHRRVALLELVQKHIRTRDVLEMVNDIARLSKRWPLSAAQFRSLVYYIVMQGETSAAEEFLRAMAEKATDYQEDIMTIAQQLEAKGLQKGLQKGIQKGEKNASIKIARQLIASGVERAVVQNSTGLNDEEWNALTR comes from the coding sequence ATGTCACAGGTTATTTGCCAGCACGACGCGTTGTTTAAACGGTTCCTCGGGGATATCACCGTGGCGCGAGATTTTTTGGCTGTCCACTTGCCGGCGACAATTTGCCGTCAATGCGATCTGCGGACGCTGGCGATGGCGCCGGCCAGCTTTGTCGAGGAGAACTTACGCAGCCAGCTTTCCGATATGCTGTACTCGGTAAAAACCGCGAGCGGGGAAGGGTATATTTACTGCCTGATAGAGCATCAGTCGCGCCCTGAGAAGCTGATGCCGCAGCGTATGCTTCGCTACAGCCTGGCGGCGATGCAGCAGCACCTTGATCAGGGGCACGAACAATTGCCGGTGGTGGTGCCGCTGCTGTTTTACCACGGGCGGACGTCGCCCTATCCGTACACCACGCGCTGGCTGGATTGCTTTGCCGACCCTGAGCTGGCAGAATCGGTGTATATGCAGGCGTTCCCGCTGGTGGATATCACGGCGATGCCGGATGATGAGATCCTGACCCACCGACGCGTGGCGCTGCTGGAGTTGGTGCAAAAGCATATCCGAACGCGGGATGTGCTGGAGATGGTAAATGACATCGCCAGGTTGTCTAAACGTTGGCCGCTATCGGCGGCCCAGTTTCGCAGTCTGGTCTATTATATTGTCATGCAGGGAGAGACGTCGGCCGCGGAAGAGTTTCTGCGGGCGATGGCCGAGAAAGCAACGGATTATCAGGAGGACATCATGACGATTGCACAACAGCTTGAAGCGAAGGGGTTACAAAAGGGCCTGCAAAAGGGCATTCAAAAAGGTGAAAAGAATGCCTCAATCAAAATTGCACGGCAGCTCATCGCCAGTGGCGTTGAACGTGCGGTGGTGCAAAATTCCACTGGCCTGAATGATGAAGAATGGAATGCGTTAACGCGTTAA